One Gordonia pseudamarae genomic window, CGGCGAGGAGCTTGTCGTCGCCGCCGGCCTCGTCGGTCATGGTGTACATGGCCACGACACGGGCCTTGACCACGACGCCCGGATAGACGGATTCGGGGAGCAGGACCAGTACGTCGAGCGGATCGCCGTCCTCGCCGAGGGTGCCGTCGGCGTAGCCGTAGTCGGCGGGGTAGCCGAACGAGGTGTACAGGTAGCGGTCGAGGAAGACCTTGCCCGTCTCGTGGTCGACCTCGTACTTGTTGCGGCTGCCCTTGGGGATCTCGATGGTTACATCGAATTCCACGTTTCCTCCTGCGGTTGAGACTTGCGTGCGGGACTTCTGTCGCCCGCATGATCCGCCTAGAACGATACTGTTAGACCTGTATCCCTGACGTCGGACCCGGAGGTTTTGTGCGCGACACCGTCAGCTCGCGTCCCAGGAGGACTCGGCGAATAGTCGTCTGGACGTTGCTGTCGCTGGTGATGGTCGCGGTCCTGGTCGCAGGCGCGGTCACCGTCTACGCCCAGCTCGGCGAGGACGAACTGCCGCCCGGGATTCCGCCGCGGCCGGCGGCGATCGTCGTCGACCCGCAGATCAGGCCGGTGTCGGCGGATGCGCCCACACCGTCGGCGGCGGGTGTGCGCAGGGCGATCGCCTCGTCGGTCACGGCGCCGGCGCTGGGCGAGTTCACCGGCCAGATCTCCGATCCGCGCACCGGCGAGGTGCTGTGGTCGCAGTCCCCCGACGAGCCGCGGGTGCCCGCATCCAACGCCAAGGTGCTGACCGGTGCGGCGGCACTGCTCGGCCTGCCGCACGACAAACGCCTCACCACGCGGGTGCTGGCCGGGGCGGGCGGACAGCTGATCCTCCAGGGCGCCGGTGATCCGACATTGTCGGCGCAGCCGACCGGCGCGGCCACCTTCTACACCGATCCCGGCCGCATCGCCGAGCTGGCTGCGCAGATCAAGAAGTCCGGCGTCGACGTGTCATCGGTGGCGGTGGACACCTCGGCGTTCACCGGGCCCACCATGAACGGCAACTGGGCGCGCGCGGACATCGCCGGCGGCGACATCACCCCGATCGAGGCGCTGATCGTCGACGGCGGCCGGGTCGCCGACCCGCTCGACGAGTTCTCCGCACGTACCCCCGACCCGGCGAAAGTGGCGGGCCGGGCGCTCGCCGAGGCACTCGGCGTCGACTTCGACGATGACGAGGGCATCACCGCGGGCACCGACGCGCAGACGGTGGCGTCGGTGCGCTCGGCGCCGCTGCAGACGCGGGTGGAGGACATGCTCCGGTTCAGCGACAACGTGCTCGCCGAAACCCTCGCCGTGGAATTGTCGGTGGCCCGCGGCGGCCCGGCCACCCTGGCGGCGGGCGCCGAAGCGGTGAAGGCGACACTCGCCGACGCCGGTTTCGACGTGGCCGGCGTGACGATGGACGACTCGTCGGGCCTGTCCTACGACAACCGGGTGTCGGCCAAGATCCTGGACACGGTGATGTCGGCGGCCAGCGCCCCGGTGTCGTCGGGCCCGGCCACCACCTCCTCGGGGGAGTCGGTGGGTTCGGGCAGCGGTATCGGGGCGAGCGCTCAGACCCGCACCGCTCTGCGTCCGCTGCTCGACGGCCTGCCGATCGCGGCCGGTACCGGCACCCTCGCCGACCGGTTCGATCCGTCGACCAATCCGGGTGCGGGCTGGGCGCGGGCCAAGACCGGAACGTTGACGGGGGTCAGTTCGTTGACGGGGATAGTGCAAACCGTCGACGGCCGCGTCCTGTCGTATGCGCTGATCTCGGGCGGAACCTCTCCGGCCGATGCGAGACCGGCGCTCGACGCGGTGGTCGGAGACTTGAGGGAGTGCGGATGCCGATGACCGAGAACACACACACAGACCCGACACCCGGCCATAGGCAGGAGTCGGGCGGGCAGGAGTCGGGCGCCGATCGTATCGACTGGTCGGTCGCCGCCGGTATCGGCAAACGGCTGTCGCGTCCGGGACCCACGATCACCGAGTACACGCGGGAGGCGGCCTACGCGGAGCTGCTCGACGCCGCGACCCGCGCCGAGGCGCCGGTCCGGGAGGTGACCGGCCTGGCCGACGGCCTGCGTATTCCCACAACCCGGGTGCTCGACCGCAACGAATGGGTCGACGCCGCCGCCCGCTCCATGCAGTCCATGCTCGGTACCGAGCCGGGGACGTCGTCGGAGGAGGTGCCCTCGACGCCGGTCGGGCCGGCCCCGTCGCCGCCCGGTGGTCTCACCGCGATCCCCGGCAGATTCTGGCGGTCCTCGGTCGCCACGCTGGAGAAGGTTCCCGGCACGGTCGGCGGTGCCCAGGCGGGCGCGCTGCTGGCGTTCCTGTCGTCGGCGATCCTCGGCCAGTACGACCCGTTCACCCCCGACCCGGACACCGGGGAACCGGGGGTGCTGATGGTGGTGGCACCCAACATCATCACCGTCGAACGCAACCTCAAGGTGGTGCCGTCGGACTTCCGGCTGTGGGTGTGCCTGCACGAGGTGACCCACCGGGTGCAGTTCTCGGCCAATCCGTGGCTTCGGCAGTACATGACCGACAACATCGAGGTGCTCACCTCCGATGCGGGGGAGTCGGTGTCGGAGGTGGTCAGCCGCATCACCGAGGCGGTCCGCAGTGACAAGCCCCGTGAGAAGGGCGTCGTGGGTGCGATGCAGTTGATGCAGTCGCCGGAGCAGTACGAGGCGTTCAACCGGATGATGATGCTCGGCACCCTGCTGGAGGGGCATGCCGATCATGTGATGGATGCGGTGGGCCCGGCACACGTGCCGACGGTCGCGGCCATCCGCAAGGCGTTCGACGGCCGTCGCGCCGCCCGGCAGAGTCCACTGCAACGCATCTTCCGGGCACTGATCGGCATGGACGCCAAGCTGGCCCAATACGTGCGGGGCAAGGCGTTCGTCGACGAAGTGGTGGCGGCCGTCGGCATGGAACGGTTCAACACCATCTGGAGCTCCCCCGAGACGATGCCGTTGCCCGCCGAGATCACCGAGCCGACATTGTGGATCGAACGGGTGCTGTAACCGCGGCCGTAGCCGCCTTCGTCCGACTCCATCTCGGTCCGCCCCGTCCACCGGTGTCGTCCTCGCCGGTTGAGGCGCGAGGAGCGCAAGCGACGAGCCTCGAAACCCCGCACGACAACAACGTCCGCCCACCCGGCGCCGACACCCGCACGCCCGCACCGGCGACCACGGCGGTCTGCGTGGCCCTCTCCGGCGGCCCCGACTCACTGGCATTGCTGGCCTGTGCGGTGCGCGCAGGTCTGTCGGCGCACGCGATCGTCGTCGACCACGCGCTGCAGCCGGGGTCGGCAGACATCGCGCGCCGTGCCGCCGATCAGGCGATCGAGCTGGGCGCCGGCGCCGAGGTGGTCACGGTGACCGTCGACGGCCGGGGCGGCCTGGAGTCGGCCGCACGTACGGCCCGCTACGCCG contains:
- a CDS encoding inorganic diphosphatase codes for the protein MEFDVTIEIPKGSRNKYEVDHETGKVFLDRYLYTSFGYPADYGYADGTLGEDGDPLDVLVLLPESVYPGVVVKARVVAMYTMTDEAGGDDKLLAVPAGDVRWDHIQDVGDVNEFELNAISHFFEHYKDLEPGKSVTPGGWVGREAAEKVAVEAIERAKTEGH
- a CDS encoding D-alanyl-D-alanine carboxypeptidase/D-alanyl-D-alanine-endopeptidase; the protein is MVAVLVAGAVTVYAQLGEDELPPGIPPRPAAIVVDPQIRPVSADAPTPSAAGVRRAIASSVTAPALGEFTGQISDPRTGEVLWSQSPDEPRVPASNAKVLTGAAALLGLPHDKRLTTRVLAGAGGQLILQGAGDPTLSAQPTGAATFYTDPGRIAELAAQIKKSGVDVSSVAVDTSAFTGPTMNGNWARADIAGGDITPIEALIVDGGRVADPLDEFSARTPDPAKVAGRALAEALGVDFDDDEGITAGTDAQTVASVRSAPLQTRVEDMLRFSDNVLAETLAVELSVARGGPATLAAGAEAVKATLADAGFDVAGVTMDDSSGLSYDNRVSAKILDTVMSAASAPVSSGPATTSSGESVGSGSGIGASAQTRTALRPLLDGLPIAAGTGTLADRFDPSTNPGAGWARAKTGTLTGVSSLTGIVQTVDGRVLSYALISGGTSPADARPALDAVVGDLRECGCR
- a CDS encoding zinc-dependent metalloprotease codes for the protein MTENTHTDPTPGHRQESGGQESGADRIDWSVAAGIGKRLSRPGPTITEYTREAAYAELLDAATRAEAPVREVTGLADGLRIPTTRVLDRNEWVDAAARSMQSMLGTEPGTSSEEVPSTPVGPAPSPPGGLTAIPGRFWRSSVATLEKVPGTVGGAQAGALLAFLSSAILGQYDPFTPDPDTGEPGVLMVVAPNIITVERNLKVVPSDFRLWVCLHEVTHRVQFSANPWLRQYMTDNIEVLTSDAGESVSEVVSRITEAVRSDKPREKGVVGAMQLMQSPEQYEAFNRMMMLGTLLEGHADHVMDAVGPAHVPTVAAIRKAFDGRRAARQSPLQRIFRALIGMDAKLAQYVRGKAFVDEVVAAVGMERFNTIWSSPETMPLPAEITEPTLWIERVL